The proteins below come from a single Metarhizium brunneum chromosome 1, complete sequence genomic window:
- the IF2P gene encoding Eukaryotic translation initiation factor 5B — MPPKKKGNKKAQDDWEADLGETIPPHATEPNDTAADANADADANGDDATGGGGLMAMLRKNKEKRKKKGLADDDLVQGEDTPGAVSAELNSKAPQEATLEDEFALPEKKGKAAKGKPAAKKGEPADDDEDEDDVNGGRILTKAEKEKLKKEREKQRKKEQAAKKKTTAPAKAAEPTKPASPPKDAIATPASLAPATGTEAGGKKKKLPAHLAMLQKQQEELRKRREEGERMQAEAKARAEEEERLAEEEIKRREEAKVLKKQKEKERIEQLKKEGKFLTKAQKEEKARNERKLQQMLAAGIKVGPQESSDEPKKKVVYDSKKKKPRNEKVDEDAALAEAAERAQLQAEKALKEAEEKAAREKAEAEAKAAAEKAAAESDIEDDWEAAAASEDDVKDSWDADSEDEEHAAATKTNGKGDAKPRAEKDGEGDDDDDDDDDEDDQSESEDEELSAAKQAEMQRKKEAAERREKAHQAALAARSKDNLRSPICCILGHVDTGKTKLLDKIRQTNVQEGEAGGITQQIGATYFPVDAIKQKTAVVNPNNEFEFKVPGLLVIDTPGHESFSNLRSRGSSLCNIAILVVDIMHGLEPQTLESMRLLRDRKTPFIVALNKIDRLYGWKKVDNNGFRESLALQNKAVHNEFKKRLEETKLAFSEQGFNSELFYENKSMSKFVSLVPTSAHTGEGIPDMLKLIVQLTQERMVGSLMYLSEVQATVLEVKAIEGFGMTIDVILSNGILREGDRIVLCGTEGAIKTNIRALLTPAPLRELRLKSQYVHNKEVKAALGVKISAPGLEGAIAGSRLMVVGPDDDEEDIEDEVVADLASLLSRVEKTGRGVSVQASTLGSLEALLDFLKDCKIPVANVGIGPVYKRDVMQCGIMLEKAPDYAVMLCFDVKVDKEAQVYAEEQGIKIFTADIIYHLFDSFTKHMDEMLEKKKEESKMLAVFPCVLKPVAVFNKTSPIVIGVDVVEGQLKINTPIAAVKTNSVTGAKEIINLGRVTSIEREHKQIPVCKKGQPSVAVKVEMGGHQPVYGRQLEEGDALYSLISRASIDCLKEFYRKEVATDEWQLIIKLKPLFDIN; from the exons atgccgccaaagaagaagggcaacaAGAAAGCCCAGGACGACTGGGAAGCCGATCTGGGTGAAACCATTCCACCCCATGCCACCGAGCCGAATGACACTGCTGCTGATGCCAATGCcgatgctgatgccaacggtgatgatgccacCGGTGGAGGTGGTTTGATGGCCATGCTACGAAAGAACAAAGAGAagcgaaagaagaagggcctGGCAGACGACGACTTGGTTCAAGGCGAAGACACCCCTGGTGCCGTCTCGGCAGAGCTGAACAGCAAGGCACCACAAGAAGCTACCTTGGAGGATGAGTTCGCGCTGCCTGAAAAGAAGGGTAAAGCAGCCAAGGGAAAGCCAGCGGCCAAAAAGGGCGAGCccgccgatgatgatgaagatgaagatgatgtcAACGGTGGCAGGATTCTCACCAAAGCCGAAAAGGAAAAGTTGAAAAAGGAGCGCGAGAAGCAGCGTAAGAAGGAACAA GCCGCTAAGAAGAAGACTACTGCTCCAGCAAAGGCTGCAGAACCAACCAAACCAGCATCTCCCCCCAAAGATGCCATCGCCACCCCAGCTAGCCTGGCGCCTGCCACTGGTACGGAGGCgggaggaaaaaagaagaagcttccTGCCCATCTCGCCATGCTCCAGAAGCAGCAGGAAGAGCTCAGAAAGAggagagaagaaggagagcGTATGCAAGCCGAAGCCAAAGCCCGTGctgaggaggaagaaagaCTTGCTGAGGAGGAGATCAAGCGCAGAGAGGAAGCAAAGGTTCtcaagaaacaaaaagaaaaggagagaattgagcagctgaagaaggagggcaAATTCCTCACTAAAGCccagaaagaagaaaaagccCGAAATGAGCGGAAACTCCAGCAAATGTTGGCCGCAGGCATCAAGGTCGGGCCACAAGAGTCATCTGAcgagccaaagaagaaggtgGTTTATGacagcaagaagaaaaagccCAGAAACGAGAAA GTCGATGAGGACGCAGCCCTTGCGGAAGCTGCGGAGAGAGCTCAGCTACAAGCCGAGAAGGCGCTcaaagaagccgaggagAAGGCTGCTCGCGAGAAGGCTGAGgcagaggccaaggctgccgcaGAGAAGGCTGCCGCAGAGAGTGATATTGAAGATGACTGggaagccgctgctgcctCAGAAGACGATGTCAAGGATAGTTGGGATGCGGAttccgaggacgaggaacaTGCAGCTGCTACCAAGACGAACGGCAAAGGCGACGCCAAACCCAGGGCGGAGAAGGATGGAGAAggggatgacgacgatgacgatgacgacgacgaggatgatcAGTCCGAATCGGAAGACGAAGAACTCTCAGCTGCCAAACAAGCAGAAATGCAGCGCAAGAAGGAGGCTGCTGAGAGAAGGGAAAAAGCCCATCAAGCTGCCCTGGCAGCCCGATCCAAGGACAACCTGCGGTCTCCTATTTGCTGTATTCTCGGACATGTCGATACCGGAAAAACCAAATTGCTCGATAAGATACGTCAAACCAATGTCCAGGAAGGCGAGGCTGGTGGTATTACCCAGCAGATTGGTGCTACATACTTCCCCGTCGATGCTATCAAACAGAAGACTGCCGTAGTCAACCCGAACAACGAATTCGAATTCAAGGTACCCGGTCTGCTCGTCATTGACACGCCTGGTCACGAGTCCTTCTCCAACTTGCGGTCCCGTGGTTCATCTCTTTGCAATATTGCCATCCTAGTAGTGGATATTATGCACGGTTTAGAGCCTCAGACCCTGGAGTCTATGCGCCTCCTTCGAGACCGTAAAACTCCATTCATTGTTGCCCTCAACAAAATTGATAGACTTTACGGGTGGAAAAAGGTTGATAATAACGGTTTCCGCGAGAGTCTGGCTTTGCAAAACAAGGCCGTCCATAATGAGTTCAAGAAGCGATTGGAAGAGACCAAACTTGCGTTTTCTGAGCAAGGCTTCAATTCTGAGCTCTTTTACGAGAAcaagtccatgtccaagTTTGTATCCCTGGTACCTACGTCTGCGCACACCGGAGAAGGTATCCCTGACATGCTGAAACTGATCGTGCAGCTCACTCAGGAGCGCATGGTTGGCTCGCTCATGTATCTTTCCGAGGTCCAGGCTACTGTTCTCGAAGTCAAGGCCATCGAGGGTTTTGGTATGACCATCGATGTGATTTTATCAAATGGTATTCTTCGGGAAGGCGACCGAATAGTGTTGTGTGGCACAGAGGGTGCTATCAAAACAAATATCAGAGCCTTGCTAACACCAGCACCCCTGCGTGAGCTGCGCCTGAAGTCTCAGTACGTGCACAATAAGGAAGTTAAGGCTGCATTGGGTGTCAAGATCAGTGCCCCTGGCCTTGAAGGCGCCATTGCTGGCTCTCGACTAATGGTTGTCGGCcctgatgatgacgaagaagataTTGAAGACGAGGTAGTGGCAGACCTGGCAAGCCTGCTCAGCAGAGTTGAAAAGACTGGTCGGGGGGTTAGTGTCCAGGCATCTACCCTTGGTTCCCTGGAAGCCTTGCTGGACTTCCTGAAGGACTGTAAGATCCCTGTTGCAAATGTTGGAATCGGTCCCGTTTATAAACGAGACGTTATGCAATGCGGTATCATGCTGGAAAAGGCACCAGATTATGCTGTTATGCTTTGCTTTGATGTCAAGGTAGACAAGGAAGCACAAGTGTATGCTGAAGAACAAGGGATCAAGATCTTCACTGCTGATATTATCTACCACTTGTTTGACTCGTTTACCAAGCACATGGACGAaatgttggagaagaagaaggaagaatcCAAGATGTTGGCGGTTTTCCCTTGTGTCCTCAAGCCTGTCGCTGTGTTCAACAAGACCAGCCCCATTGTCATAggtgttgatgttgttgaaggTCAGCTCAAGATCAACACGCCAATTGCCGCTGTCAAAACGAATTCAGTCACAGGCGCCAAGGAAATCATCAATCTTGGCAGAGT TACCTCAATCGAGCGAGAGCACAAGCAAATCCCTGTTTGCAAAAAAGGCCAGCCATCGGTTGCGGTCAAGGTCGAAATGGGTGGACATCAACCCGTTTATGGCCGACAACTCGAGGAAGGCGACGCTTTGTACAGTCTGATCTCCCGGGCTAGTATTGACTGCCTGAAGGAGTTCTACCGCAAGGAAGTAGCTACCGATGAATGGCAActaattattaagttaaagCCACTTTTCGACATCAACTAA
- the hsp88 gene encoding Heat shock protein hsp88, with protein MSVVGVDFGTLQTVVAVARNRGVDVITNEVSNRATPSMVGFGSKNRYIGEAAKTQEITNLKNTVSCLKRLAGRSFNDPDIKIEQQYITAPLVDINGQVGVEVSYLGKTEKFTATQLVATYLSKIKQIAASELKLPVSDLCMSVPPWFSDVQRRALLDAAEIAGLKLLRLINDNTAAALGWGITKLDLPAPEEKPRRVCFVDIGHSNFTCSVVEFKKGELAVKGAAWDRNFGGRDFDKALVDHLAKEFKGKYKVDIYTHGRAMARTIAAAEKTKKILSANQQAPVNIESLMNDIDVAAMITRQEFEAMVEPLLNRTQAPLEQALAQAKLTKDDIDVVEIVGGGSRVPALKERIQAFFGKPLSYTMNADEAVARGCAFSCAILSPVFRVRDFSVQDIISYPIEFAWEKAADIPDEDTSLTVFNKGNVLPSTKILTFYRKQPFDLEARYAKPEDLPGKQNPWIGRFSVKGVKAEGQDEFMICKLKARVNIHGILNVENGYYVEDQEVEEEIKEDEKEDSEKKDPDAMDTDKKEDAPKKTRKVKKQVRKGDLPISSGTSSLDAAQKTALSEKESAMVMEDKLVADTEEKKNELETFIYDLRAKLDEQYAEFASDDEKTSIKAKLEIAEEWLYDEGDDASKGVYIAKLDELRALAGPIVQRHFEKIEAERRAVQERNEAEQAAKRAVEEEARKAAEAEKAAQQGSNDQEMKDADASQVQSEEPTESK; from the exons ATGAGCGTCGTGG GTGTCGATTTTGGAACGCTTCAAACGGTGGTCGCTGTCGCCAGAAACCGTGGTGTCGACGTG ATCACCAACGAGGTTTCCAACAGAGCTACCCC CTCCATGGTTGGTTTCGGCTCCAAGAATCGCTATATTGGAGAGGCTGCCAAGACCCAAGAGATCACCAATCTCAAGAACACAGTGAGCTGCTTGAAGCGCCTTGCTGGTCGATCCTTCAACGACCCCGACATCAAAATTGAGCAGCAGTACATCACAGCCCCACTTGTTGACATCAATGGGCAGGTTGGTGTCGAGGTATCCTATCTCGGCAAGACGGAGAAATTCACAGCTACTCAGCTCGTTGCCACCTACTTGAGCAAAATCAAGCAGATTGCTGCTTCCGAGCTCAAGTTGCCTGTTTCAGATCTCTGCATGAGCGTTCCCCCATGGTTCTCTGATGTTCAGCGCCGAGCCCTGCTTGATGCCGCTGAGATTGCTGGCTTGAAACTCCTCCGCCTCATCAATGACAACACTGCGGCTGCTCTCGGTTGGGGTATCACCAAGCTCGACCTTCCCGCTCCAGAGGAGAAGCCCCGTCGAGTGTGCTTCGTGGACATCGGTCACTCCAATTTCACCTGCTCCGTTGTCGAATTCAAGAAAGGAGAACTCGCCGTGAAGGGTGCTGCTTGGGACCGCAATTTTGGAGGCCGGGACTTTGACAAAGCCCTTGTTGACCATCTTGCCAAGGAGTTCAAGGGCAAGTATAAGGTCGACATCTACACTCACGGACGCGCCATGGCCCGCACTATCGCCGCCGCtgagaagacgaagaagattTTATCCGCCAACCAACAGGCTCCTGTCAATATCGAGTCTCTGATGAACGATATCGATGTTGCCGCCATGATCACTCGCCAGGAGTTTGAGGCTATGGTTGAACCCCTTCTAAACCGCACGCAGGCACCTCTGGAGCAGGCCTTGGCACAGGCTAAGCTTACCAAGGATGATATCGATGTTGTGGAGATTGTCGGTGGTGGCTCTCGTGTTCCTGCTCTCAAGGAGCGTATCCAGGCCTTTTTCGGGAAACCCCTCTCTTATACAATGAATgctgacgaggccgtcgcccGTGGCTGCGCTTTCAGCTGCGCCATTCTGTCCCCAGTGTTTCGTGTTCGTGACTTCTCAGTCCAAGATATCATCAGCTACCCCATTGAATTCGCCTGGGAGAAAGCTGCCGACATCCCTGACGAAGATACCAGCCTGACTGTCTTCAACAAGGGTAATGTTCTTCCGTCGACCAAGATCTTGACCTTTTACCGCAAGCAACCATTCGATCTCGAAGCTCGGTATGCCAAACCCGAAGACCTGCCAGGCAAGCAGAACCCTTGGATTGGACGATTCTCTGTCAAGGGTGTCAAGGCCGAGGGTCAAGATGAGTTCATGATTTGCAAACTCAAGGCTCGAGTCAACATTCACGGCATCCTTAATGTCGAAAATGGTTACTATGTCGAAGACCAGGAAGTTGAGgaagaaataaaagaagacgaaaaggagGACAGTGAGAAAAAGGATCCCGAT GCCATGGATACCGATAAAAAAGAGGATGCCCCTAAGAAGACTAGAAAGGTCAAGAAGCAGGTCCGAAAGGGCGACTTGCCCATTTCCAGTGGAACTTCTTCTTTGGATGCCGCGCAGAAGACCGCCTTGAGTGAGAAGGAGTCAGCCATGGTAATGGAGGACAAACTCGTCGCTGATacggaggaaaagaagaacgAGCTGGAAACTTTCATTTATGACCTTCGCGCTAAACTCGACGAACAATACGCCGAGTTTGCCAGTGACGACGAAAAGACGAgtatcaaggccaagctggaaaTCGCCGAG GAATGGCTCTATGATGAGGGCGACGATGCCTCTAAGGGCGTCTATATTGCCAAGCTTGACGAGCTAAGAGCTCTTGCTGGACCTATCGTTCAACGTCACTTTGAGAAAATTGAAGCCGAGAGACGTGCTGTTCAGGAGCGTAATGAGGCCGAGCAGGCTGCCAAAAGAGCCGTTGAGGAAGAGGCTCGCAAGGCTGCTGAGGCAGAAAAGGCTGCTCAGCAAGGCTCTAACGACCAGGAGATGAAGGATGCCGACGCCTCTCAAGTCCAGTCGGAGGAGCCTACGGAATCCAAATAA
- the chsD gene encoding Chitin synthase D yields the protein MAVTIGDWPLKDVIYTIIVGLLMLMACFEWFLWLAAFMYCLIKVFGKAEHWSIRALCLVVGSAFVLLRCIFLPIMIVTLPLPPAVANWWPETVTSFLQWFAFWSFSILLTVPWLFCIYQLVTNHLGRTKRIKRVLDDYTAPKVVVVMPCYREEPNVLISAIDSVVECDYPAPCIHVFLSFDGEQVDELYLNTLGLLGVPTTLDSYPNCIDVIYKGVRITVSRFSHGGKRQCQKSTFELIDRVYADYIKQNDNIFILFIDSDCILDRVCLQNFVYDMELSPGNSRKMLAMTGVITSTTKKHSIITLLQDMEYIHGQLFERTVESGCGSVTCLPGALTMLRFSAFRRMAKYYFADKAEECDDLFDYAKCHLGEDRWLTHLFMIGAKQRYQIQMCTSAFCKTEAVQTYASLVKQRRRWFLGFITNEVCMLTDWRLWKRYPALILVRFMQNTIRTTALLFFVMVLALLTTTASVRNLPVGFMAVSLGLNWLLMLYFGAKLKRFKIWFYPLMFVLNPLFNWYYMVYGILTAGQRTWGGPRADAAAADMHTTAREAAEQAERQGDELNIVPETFKPAKEARAIVRENQGPGIPIVRKRSVVRPPDVVDGQFSGPRNIKGTMYTTRRHLQHAEPISEQANPWPAYDADGTLTHGGEGDAYMSDEDKRKYAIAHQARRLRLEQRPRTGPGLNARWHNSPQANETSQGRNQVDEVGIAF from the exons ATGGCTGTCACTATCGGAGATTGGCCGCTTAAAGAT GTCATATACACCATCATTGTAGGACTACTCATGCTGATGGCCTGTTTTGAGTGGTTTCTTTGGCTCGCGGCCTTCATGTACTGCTTGATAAAGGTGTTCGGAAAGGCAGAGCACTGGTCTATTCGGGCCCTCTGTCTAGTTGTTGGTTCTGCTTTTGTTTTGCTTCG ATGCATTTTCCTCCCTATTATGATCGTTACTCTTCCCCTTCCACCCGCCGTAGCAAATTGGTGGCCGGAAACTGTCACATCCTTCTTGCAGTGGTTTGCTTTTTGGAGTTTCTCCATCTTACTCACGGTTCCATGGCTCTTTTGCATATATCAACTCGTCACAAACCACCTGGGTCGCACAAAGCGTATAAAGAGGGTTCTGGATGATTACACGGCTCCCAAAGTCGTCGTTGTCATGCCATGCTATCGCGAGGAGCCTAACGTCCTCATCAGCGCAATTGATTCTGTTGTCGAGTGTGACTATCCTGCCCCTTGCATTCAcgttttcctttcttttgaTGGCGAACAGGTAGATGAGCTCTATCTTAACACATTGGGCTTGCTTGGGGTACCGACTACATTAGACTCGTATCCTAACTGTATCGACGTTATTTACAAAGGTGTTCGAATTACAGTGTCACGATTTTCTCATGGCGGCAAAAGACAGTGTCAAAAGTCAACCTTTGAGCTGATTGACCGCGTGTACGCCGACTACATCAAGCAGAATGACAACATTTTTATTCTATTTATCGATTCAGATTGCATCCTTGATAGAGTATGCCTCCAGAACTTTGTTTACGACATGGAACTGAGCCCTGGCAATTCGAGAAAAATGCTCGCCATGACTGGAGTCATCACCTCGACGACCAAGAAGCACAGCATTATTACCTTGCTCCAAGACATGGAGTACATTCACGGCCAACTGTTCGAACGCACCGTGGAATCTGGCTGTGGCTCGGTCACTTGTCTTCCTGGAGCATTAACAATGCTCCGCTTTTCAGCATTCAGAAGGATGGCCAAATACTACTTTGCTGACAAGGCTGAAGAGTGCGACGACTTGTTCGACTATGCCAAATGTCACCTCGGCGAGGATCGGTGGCTCACCCATCTTTTTATGATAGGAGCCAAACAGCGGTATCAAATTCAGATGTGCACTTCCGCCTTTTGCAAGACAGAAGCGGTACAAACTTATGCATCTCTTGTCAAGCAAAGACGCCGATGGTTCCTGGGCTTTATAACGAATGAGGTCTGCATGCTAACCGACTGGAGGCTATGGAAGAGATATCCAGCGTTGATATTAGTGCGGTTCATGCAAAATACGATTCGAACCACGGcacttttattttttgtcATGGTTTTGGCGCTCTTAACTACTACGGCAAGCGTCCGCAATCTGCCGGTGGGGTTTATGGCAGTGTCTCTCGGACTGAACTGGCTCCTTATGCTGTATTTCGGCGCAAAGTTGAAGAGGTTCAAGATATGGTTTTATCCTCTAATGTTCGTCCTTAACCCCCTGTTTAACTGGTACTATATGGTGTACGGGATTCTGACGGCTGGGCAACGAACGTGGGGGGGCCCACGAGCGGATGCTGCAGCGGCCGACATGCACACTACAGCCAGAGAAGCTGCGGAGCAGGCAGAGAGGCAAGGGGACGAGTTAAACATTGTTCCGGAAACATTTAAACCGGCAAAGGAGGCCAGGGCAATAGTTCGTGAGAACCAAGGCCCTGGAATTCCAATTGTCCGCAAGCGAAGTGTTGTGCGCCCTCCGGACGTTGTCGATGGTCAGTTTTCTGGTCCGAGGAATATCAAGGGTACAATGTACACCACTAGACGACATCTCCAGCATGCTGAGCCAATTTCCGAACAAGCGAACCCGTGGCCAGCCTACGATGCTGATGGGACATTGACGCATGGCGGTGAGGGTGATGCATACATGAGTGATGAGGACAAGAGGAAATACGCCATAGCTCACCAGGCTCGAAGACTGAGACTGGAGCAACGTCCACGAACAGGCCCTGGCCTCAACGCAAGATGGCACAACAGTCCGCAAGCAAACGAAACTTCCCAGGGGAGGAATCAAGTTGATGAGGTGGGAATTGCTTTCTAG
- the UPF2 gene encoding Regulator of nonsense transcripts UPF2 — MDRQRKRELRTLNIRAWDGEADILVVSNSLDSSLKKNTAFIKRLRTAISPATLATFLQEIRTLSLHKYLSEIIAACYEGLCRLKSPGEIEAGVEIVSALHQRFGPTEFTEYLAWLLGKGMATPDKTSLKSLAIEVREKEEKERITRQRALLRVITELWLVGVVRTLDDATKPDDATKGAAAGKAVELKNRASSTKAGGAAEPFPLEVLKDLLGYDREHANLPLLVIFVKSFSWDILGVKPTGSDGRKTVEEDGATSGQNDIVQVVDEATELNQTLDQQPFTPPDMAERFRKVLKKYFDDVAAHIVRDQKSIQSQARRNAEAYVKSGEVFEDRQANYEKQVKAQERLISNAQVIADAIGAEMPDLKESYDALATSSGSIGLVKTSEYLRTMGEGAGIWTDEDERRFYENLVDLKGKVPPILLEDGRRKKVDGEEQVGKKTDAASESSDAAKAAAEAVEDQSMAIANKTIGAQVDALLARLPELTNKDVIDQTAIDFCFLNSKASRNRLVKALTEVPKGRSDLLPSWSRLVATLGRYMPDVPKGLVDYLDAEFRSLQRRKEKDFLGQVRLSNIRYLAELTKFGVVPEHVVFHCLKVSLDDFSRMNIEILCNLIENCGRYLLKNPETAPRMASFLETLQRKKSVQHIGQPERMLIDNAVYYVDPPERPAIEQKERTPMELFIAKLVYSDMTKRNYSKILKQIRRLHWEETEVVSILEKVFSKPGKVKYGNIHLLGILLSAIYRYHPEFVVKVIDNVIESVNLGLEQNDFRFFQRRIAEVKYLGELYNYRMLEHPVIFDTMYKILTFGYGGPPIPGRLNPFDPPDDFFRIRLISTVLETCGMFFNRGAAGKKLDYFLSFFQYYIQTKSSLPMDIEFVVQDIFSLTRPQWKIATSIEEATKALQLAIIQDQKTAGIDRAAEVDDATSGASSDDDNADVDDVEQDGEGDEESASEDDEVEDGDDESANDSDFNDEAIVVTRQEEVVDPEDEADFEREYAKMLAESLESRKFERKPLFDVPLPVRPKNRESSTGAPQDQEPSAPNHKMAFSLLTKKGNRQQTRTVELPSDSTFAIAMKTQQQAEKEEQQRIKNLVLNYDLQQSEDQEGSERATTFYHNRVDRSSKDRGQRVRKLQLSDVDW; from the exons ATGGACCGGCAAAGGAAGC GCGAGCTGCGCACCCTGAATATCAGGGCATGGGATGGGGAGGCTG ATATTCTTGTCGTTTCCAATTCACTCGATTCATCGCTGAAGAAAAATACGGCCTTCATCAAGCGTCTTCGGACCGCCATCAGCCCCGCTACCCTAGCGACTTTTTTACAAGAAATTCGGACTCTGAGCCTGCACAAGTACCTCTCCGAGATAATAGCCGCCTGCTATGAAGGTCTTTGCAGGCTCAAGTCTCCCGGGGAGATCGAAGCTGGCGTTGAGATCGTGAGCGCCCTCCACCAGCGCTTTGGACCGACCGAGTTTACTGAATACCTCGCCTGGCTGCTGGGTAAGGGAATGGCTACTCCCGACAAGACTTCTCTCAAGAGTCTGGCCATCGAAGTCCgcgagaaagaagaaaaggaaagaatCACCCGTCAGAGAGCCCTTCTGCGAGTCATTACCGAGCTGTGGTTAGTTGGCGTTGTCAGAACCCTGGATGATGCCACAAAGCCTGATGATGCCACAAagggtgctgctgctgggaaGGCTGTTGAGCTCAAGAATCGAGCAAGCTCAACCAaggctggtggtgctgccgAACCTTTCCCCCTAGAAGTGCTCAAAGATCTTCTTGGCTACGACCGGGAGCATGCCAATTTGCCACTGCTCGTCATTTTTGTCAAGTCATTTAGCTGGGATATTTTAGGGGTCAAGCCCACCGGGTCAGACGGTCGGAAAACGGTCGAGGAAGATGGTGCCACGAGTGGCCAGAACGACATCGTACAAGTGGTTGACGAAGCCACCGAGTTAAACCAGACTCTAGATCAGCAACCATTCACACCACCCGATATGGCAGAGCGATTCAGGAAAGTTTTGAAAAAGTATTTTGACGATGTGGCAGCGCATATTGTGAGGGACCAAAAGTCTATCCAATCTCAAGCTCGTCGAAATGCCGAAGCCTACGTAAAATCCGGTGAAGTGTTCGAGGACCGCCAAGCGAACTACGAGAAGCAAGTCAAAGCGCAGGAACGCCTGATATCTAATGCGCAGGTCATTGCTGATGCTATTGGCGCTGAGATGCCCGACTTGAAAGAGTCGTACGATGCCCTTGCCACCTCCAGTGGCTCGATAGGCTTGGTCAAGACGAGCGAGTATTTGCGAACCATGGGCGAAGGTGCCGGAATATGGACAGATGAGGATGAGCGTCGATTTTATGAAAATCTCGTCGATCTCAAAGGCAAAGTCCCACCGATTCTACTCGAAGACGGCAGGAGGAAGAAggtcgacggcgaggaaCAAGTTGGCAAGAAAACGGACGCTGCCTCAGAATCCTCGGATGCGGCAAAGGCCgctgctgaagctgttgaagatCAATCAATGGCGATAGCTAATAAGACTATTGGTGCTCAAGTCGATGCCTTGTTGGCACGTTTACCAGAACTTACAAACAAGGACGTCATTGACCAAACTGCCATTGATTTTTGCTTCCTCAACTCCAAAGCCTCTCGCAATCGACTTGTGAAAGCCCTCACAGAAGTGCCTAAGGGGAGAAGCGACTTACTCCCGTCATGGTCGCGATTAGTTGCTACACTTGGCAGATATATGCCCGATGTACCCAAAGGACTTGTTGATTACCTAGATGCAGAATTTCGAAGCTTGCagaggagaaaagaaaaagacttTTTGGGACAAGTCAGGCTCAGCAATATTCGATACCTGGCTGAACTTACCAAGTTTGGTGTCGTACCTGAACATGTTGTATTTCATTGCCTTAAAGTCAGTCTTGACGACTTTTCGCGCATGAATATCGAAATTTTGTGCAACCTGATCGAAAATTGTGGTAGATACCTTCTCAAGAACCCCGAAACTGCACCACGTATGGCCAGCTTTCTCGAAACTTTGCAACGGAAAAAATCTGTACAGCACATTGGACAACCAGAGCGTATGCTCATCGACAATGCTGTATACTACGTCGATCCTCCTGAACGACCTGCTATTGAGCAGAAGGAACGAACTCCAATGGAACTCTTTATTGCGAAGTTGGTGTATAGCGACATGACTAAACGCAACTATAGCAAAATTCTGAAGCAAATTCGGAGGCTCCACTGGGAAGAAACTGAG GTTGTGTCTATCCTTGAAAAAGTATTTTCCAAACCTGGAAAGGTGAAGTATGGAAATATTCACCTATTAGGCATTCTCCTAAGCGCCATCTACCGTTATCACCCTGAATTCGTGGTCAAAGTGATCGACAATGTTATCGAGTCAGTCAACCTGGGCTTAGAACAAAACGATTTTCGATTCTTTCAACGCCGAATTGcagaagtaaaatatttgGGAGAACTGTATAATTATAGGATGCTGGAGCACCCTGTCATATTTGACACCATGTACAAAATTCTCACATTTGGATATG GAGGACCACCAATTCCCGGTCGACTTAACCCATTCGACCCTCCGGATGACTTCTTTCGTATTCGCCTCATCTCTACGGTTTTGGAAACCTGCGGAATGTTTTTCAATCGAGGAGCTgccggcaagaagctggaTTATTTTCTATCTTTCTTCCAG TACTATATTCAAACGAAATCTTCCCTGCCTATGGACATCGAGTTCGTTGTTCAAGACATCTTTTCACTCACCAGGCCGCAATGGAAAATCGCTACCAGTATCGAAGAAGCCACTAAAGCGCTTCAACTTGCCATAATTCAAGATCAAAAGACTGCCGGTATTGATAGGGCTGCAGAAGTGGATGACGCCACCAGTGGAGCTTCATCCGACGACGATAATGCTGATGTAGATGACGTCGAGCAAGACGGTGAGGGGGATGAAGAAAGTGCCTCGGAAGATGATGAGGTTGAG gatggagatgatgagtcTGCCAATGATAGTGACTTCAATGATGAAGCCATCGTGGTCACCCGCCAGGAGGAAGTCGTTGACCCCGAAGACGAGGCTGATTTTGAGCGAGAATATGCGAAGATGCTGGCTGAAAGCCTTGAATCTCGGAAGTTCGAACGCAAGCCACTGTTTGATGTGCCTCTACCCGTGAGACCGAAGAACCGAGAATCGTCGACGGGTGCTCCTCAGGATCAGGAACCGTCTGCTCCGAACCATAAAATGGCTTTTTCGCTTTTGACAAAGAAAGGCAATCGACAACAG ACTCGCACTGTTGAGCTGCCATCTGATTCTACCTTCGCCATCGCTATGAAGACTCAGCAGCAGGCTGAGAAGGAAGAACAACAGCGCATCAAGAATCTGGTTCTCAACTACGATCTCCAGCAAAGCGAAGACCAGGAAG GTAGTGAGAGAGCAACAACATTTTATCACAACCGAGTTGACCGCTCGAGTAAGGATCGGGGCCAGAGGGTTAGAAAGCTTCAATTGAGTGATGTCGATTGGTAA